A genome region from Bacteroides stercoris ATCC 43183 includes the following:
- a CDS encoding sensor histidine kinase translates to MGFEKSKDISQYYVFRTVVSLLTATAASIMWTLFFLKPPGAYGWGDPLLWAVLFTVLLPLAVYWQQRLYRRHTRKVLFMLDAIENNDTTIHFSETDGTEDNRLVNRSLNRVARILHNVKSETAQREKYYELILDCVNTGIIVLNDNGAVYQKNNEALRLLGLEVFTHVRQLSRVDAHLTDTLTACRPGDKFQAAFGNERGTVNLSVRVSDITVRQEHLRILALNDINNELDEKEIDSWIRLTRVLTHEIMNAVTPITSLSDTLLKLTEARISKEEMRHGLQTISTTGKGLLAFVESYRRFTRIPTPEPSLFYLKGFINRMAELARHQYPDTPVTFNVSIVPDDLILYADENLISQVIINLLKNAIQAFETGAPAATGTNAETTAETNAATTEKHINIRAYCNEAEAVLIEISNNGPAIPPDIAGHIFIPFFTTKENGSGIGLSISRQIMRLSGGSLSLIAGKETTFVLKFN, encoded by the coding sequence ATGGGCTTTGAAAAATCTAAGGATATCAGCCAATATTACGTTTTCCGGACTGTCGTCAGCCTGCTCACAGCCACGGCTGCCAGCATAATGTGGACGCTGTTCTTTCTGAAGCCGCCGGGTGCGTATGGTTGGGGCGACCCTCTGCTCTGGGCTGTCCTGTTCACCGTGCTTCTTCCTTTGGCAGTATACTGGCAGCAGCGGTTGTACCGCCGCCACACCCGTAAAGTTCTTTTCATGCTCGATGCCATCGAAAACAACGATACCACCATCCACTTCTCCGAAACGGATGGAACCGAAGACAACCGCCTCGTAAACCGTTCGCTGAACCGCGTAGCCCGTATCCTGCATAATGTAAAGAGTGAAACCGCCCAACGGGAGAAGTACTACGAGCTTATCCTCGACTGTGTAAACACCGGTATCATCGTGCTGAACGACAACGGAGCCGTCTATCAAAAGAACAACGAAGCCCTGCGCCTGCTCGGACTGGAAGTATTTACGCACGTCCGCCAACTGTCGCGCGTGGACGCCCATCTGACGGATACGCTCACCGCCTGCCGTCCCGGCGACAAGTTCCAGGCGGCATTCGGCAACGAACGCGGAACCGTAAACCTATCTGTCCGCGTCAGCGACATCACCGTACGCCAAGAGCACCTGCGCATCCTCGCCCTGAACGACATCAACAACGAACTGGACGAAAAGGAGATAGACTCCTGGATACGCCTTACACGCGTGCTGACCCATGAAATCATGAACGCCGTAACCCCCATCACTTCCCTGAGCGACACCCTGCTGAAACTGACCGAAGCCCGGATATCGAAAGAAGAGATGCGGCACGGTCTGCAAACAATCAGTACCACAGGCAAAGGGTTGCTCGCTTTCGTAGAATCCTACCGCAGGTTTACGCGCATCCCCACTCCCGAACCGTCCCTGTTCTACCTCAAAGGCTTCATCAACCGTATGGCGGAACTGGCGCGCCATCAATATCCCGACACCCCGGTTACGTTCAATGTTTCCATCGTTCCCGACGATTTGATACTCTATGCCGACGAAAACCTCATTTCGCAAGTCATCATAAACTTACTGAAAAACGCCATACAGGCTTTTGAAACGGGTGCTCCGGCAGCAACGGGGACAAATGCGGAAACAACAGCGGAAACAAACGCAGCGACTACGGAAAAACACATCAACATACGCGCCTACTGCAACGAAGCCGAAGCCGTACTGATAGAAATATCCAACAACGGCCCTGCCATCCCCCCGGACATTGCCGGGCATATTTTCATTCCTTTCTTCACCACCAAAGAAAACGGAAGCGGCATCGGACTGAGCATCTCCCGGCAAATCATGCGCTTATCCGGCGGAAGCCTCTCTCTGATAGCCGGGAAGGAGACAACTTTTGTATTGAAATTTAATTGA
- a CDS encoding sigma-54-dependent transcriptional regulator, producing MKKSGNILIVDDNRGVLTALQLLLKPYFDKITVLSSPVTLPATLREDTWQAVLLDMNFTSGINTGNEGLYWLHEIKKQYPALPVVLFTAYADIDLAVRGIKEGATDFIVKPWDNGKLVETLLNAAQNAPASGKKTATTPASTASSMYWGESPVMQQLRMLVEKVAATDANILITGENGTGKEMLAREIHALSARHRKEMVSVDMGAITESLFESELFGHVKGAFTDAHADRPGKFEVADHSTLFLDEIGNLPYHLQAKLLTAIQRRSIVRVGSNMPVPVDIRLICATNRNLSEMADKGEFREDLLYRINTIHLEIPALRERQEDIIPLAERFITRFCKQYGKPALRLDNAAREKLMLHPWSGNIRELEHAIEKAVIICDGAFLSAGLFQLQRRNEAPEMPAASTLEDMEKQMIRHTLDKCGGNLSAVASQLGITRQTLYNKMKKYGL from the coding sequence ATGAAGAAATCCGGAAACATTCTTATCGTTGATGACAATCGCGGCGTACTCACCGCATTGCAACTGCTGTTGAAGCCTTATTTTGATAAAATAACCGTCCTTTCTTCACCGGTTACCCTTCCCGCCACCTTACGCGAAGATACGTGGCAGGCAGTGCTTCTCGATATGAATTTCACATCCGGCATCAATACCGGAAACGAGGGGCTTTACTGGCTGCACGAAATAAAGAAACAATATCCGGCGCTCCCCGTAGTGCTGTTCACCGCCTATGCCGACATAGACCTTGCCGTACGGGGGATAAAGGAAGGAGCAACGGACTTTATCGTCAAGCCCTGGGATAACGGAAAGTTAGTGGAAACCCTGCTGAATGCCGCACAAAACGCCCCTGCATCCGGGAAGAAAACAGCAACCACGCCTGCAAGCACCGCTTCTTCCATGTACTGGGGAGAAAGCCCCGTCATGCAGCAGCTTCGCATGCTGGTAGAAAAGGTAGCGGCCACCGATGCCAACATCCTCATCACCGGCGAGAACGGCACGGGCAAAGAGATGCTTGCCCGCGAGATACATGCCCTCTCCGCACGCCACCGCAAGGAAATGGTAAGCGTGGACATGGGTGCCATTACCGAAAGCCTTTTTGAAAGCGAGCTTTTCGGCCATGTGAAGGGGGCGTTCACCGATGCCCATGCCGACCGTCCCGGAAAGTTCGAGGTTGCCGACCACAGCACGCTCTTCCTCGATGAAATAGGCAACCTCCCCTATCACCTGCAAGCCAAACTGCTGACCGCCATCCAGCGCCGCAGCATCGTGCGGGTGGGCAGCAATATGCCTGTTCCCGTAGATATCCGCCTTATCTGCGCCACCAACCGCAACCTGTCCGAAATGGCGGATAAAGGAGAATTCCGTGAAGACCTGCTCTACCGCATCAACACCATCCATCTTGAAATTCCTGCGCTGCGTGAACGGCAGGAAGATATCATCCCACTGGCAGAGCGTTTCATCACACGTTTCTGCAAGCAATACGGGAAGCCGGCCTTGCGTCTGGACAATGCGGCGCGGGAGAAGCTGATGCTGCACCCCTGGTCCGGCAACATCCGCGAACTGGAACATGCCATCGAGAAAGCCGTTATCATCTGCGACGGTGCATTCCTCTCTGCCGGATTGTTCCAGTTGCAACGCAGGAACGAAGCCCCGGAAATGCCTGCCGCATCCACTCTTGAAGACATGGAAAAGCAAATGATACGCCACACGCTGGACAAGTGCGGCGGCAATCTCTCGGCGGTGGCCTCGCAACTGGGAATTACCCGGCAGACGCTTTACAATAAAATGAAGAAGTATGGGCTTTGA
- a CDS encoding metallophosphoesterase family protein encodes MKPYKPLLLSFLCLLMGSCDMIDYHPYDVRINGETDVNAHNIAEIEQKCKDKTTIKFVTMGDSQRWYDETLDFVGEINKRDDIDFVIHGGDMSDFGVTDEFLWQRDIMNKLRVPYVALIGNHDCLGTGEETYRAVFGDPNFSFIAGRVKFVCLNTNAMEFDYSRPIPDFTFLEKELTDRKDEFDKTVVSMHVRPYADQFNNNVARVFHRYVTEFPGIQFCTAAHEHHVFEENLFEDGIMYYMSDCMKNRNYYVFTITPEGYEREVVYF; translated from the coding sequence ATGAAGCCATATAAACCTTTACTTCTGTCATTCCTCTGCCTGCTTATGGGCAGTTGCGACATGATAGACTATCATCCGTATGATGTACGCATCAACGGTGAAACCGATGTAAACGCCCATAATATTGCGGAGATAGAGCAGAAATGCAAGGACAAGACAACGATTAAGTTCGTGACCATGGGCGACTCGCAACGCTGGTACGACGAAACGCTGGACTTCGTGGGAGAGATAAACAAGCGCGATGACATCGACTTCGTTATCCACGGCGGTGACATGAGCGACTTCGGCGTGACGGACGAGTTTCTGTGGCAGCGCGACATCATGAACAAGCTCCGTGTGCCCTACGTAGCCCTGATAGGCAACCACGACTGCCTCGGCACGGGAGAAGAAACATACCGCGCCGTATTCGGCGACCCTAACTTCTCATTCATTGCCGGACGGGTGAAGTTCGTATGCCTCAACACCAACGCTATGGAGTTTGACTACTCCCGCCCCATTCCCGACTTCACGTTCCTCGAAAAAGAGCTTACCGACCGCAAGGACGAATTCGACAAAACCGTTGTGTCCATGCACGTACGTCCCTATGCCGACCAGTTCAATAATAACGTGGCACGCGTCTTTCACCGCTACGTAACCGAATTTCCCGGCATACAGTTCTGCACTGCCGCCCACGAGCACCACGTCTTCGAGGAAAACCTCTTTGAGGACGGCATCATGTACTACATGAGCGACTGCATGAAGAACCGCAACTACTATGTATTCACCATAACACCCGAAGGATATGAGCGCGAAGTGGTCTATTTCTAA
- a CDS encoding ABC transporter permease, producing MKQIYYVIQTLLRGRGSNIIKIISLGLSLTMSILLFSRVAYEQSFDTCYKDYDNLYQIWSVFTVKGEKYPPQEQNCGPVAGAILENFPEQVEAATSTCHWMNAPLYNENARFDERKIVADSLFFKTMGIEVLSGNPVKDLQQPNVIFLSDRFAGRIFGGENPVGKTVNYNHEKDFTVKGTYEALPENATVHPEAVISMPTLWNDGVGNYSWRGGDSYPEYIRFRPGADKSVVNARIDAMIEKYRPEEDKKKYGYTAFVKPIRDTYRNYESVERMRNIMTVLGLAILFIAALNYVLISISSLTYRAKAVGVHKCNGASGGKIFGMFLLETGIIIAAALLLMALVLLNFREFFEDTAAAKLSLLLAPERIWVPLTVVGILFLVGGVLPGRLFARIPVSQVFRRYTEGKKGWKRPLLFIQFAGVAFICGLMCVVMVQYQYVLNKDMGYNPQRMAFANAYWNEDKESDAALRFFKGLPYVEAVTSANNTPVSGYSGSMIRDASGNVLFSTRACFYMREDYPAMMGMAFKAGRMARTKDEIIVNETFVDMMHWGKDAVGRTVDVDNAAQMKVAGVLKDFQIGDFTEAKMPFVARYNQHFTGTVHVRLKEPFVQNLRQLNKDAADAFGNQTIDFVSFLYEKQITDNSVRVFRNATLMAAVTMFFVMLMGLIGYTADEVRRRGKEIAIRKVNGAEASSILELLSKDVLVVALPAVVLGTLASWYINGIWMEQFAEQVPLGWVVYLLVVIANLAVIVGCVLWKSWRIANENPVNSIKSE from the coding sequence ATGAAACAAATCTATTATGTCATTCAAACCCTGCTTCGGGGACGCGGCTCGAATATCATCAAGATAATCTCTTTGGGATTAAGCCTGACGATGAGTATCCTGCTGTTCTCCCGCGTGGCGTACGAGCAGAGTTTCGACACCTGCTACAAAGACTACGACAATCTCTACCAAATCTGGTCGGTATTTACCGTTAAGGGCGAGAAGTACCCGCCGCAAGAGCAGAATTGCGGCCCTGTGGCGGGCGCCATACTGGAGAACTTTCCCGAACAGGTGGAAGCTGCTACCAGCACCTGCCATTGGATGAATGCCCCGTTATACAATGAAAACGCCCGTTTTGACGAAAGAAAGATAGTGGCGGATTCACTCTTTTTCAAGACAATGGGTATCGAAGTGCTGAGCGGTAATCCGGTGAAAGACCTTCAGCAGCCCAATGTGATTTTCCTAAGCGACCGCTTTGCCGGGAGAATATTCGGCGGAGAGAATCCGGTGGGAAAGACCGTCAACTACAATCACGAGAAAGACTTTACGGTGAAAGGTACTTATGAGGCATTGCCCGAAAATGCAACCGTCCATCCTGAAGCCGTTATCTCTATGCCCACCTTGTGGAACGACGGAGTCGGCAACTACTCATGGCGCGGGGGAGACAGTTATCCTGAATACATCCGTTTCCGTCCCGGTGCGGACAAGTCGGTGGTGAATGCGCGTATAGACGCTATGATAGAGAAATATCGCCCGGAAGAGGACAAAAAGAAGTATGGCTATACGGCGTTTGTAAAGCCTATCCGTGACACCTACCGCAATTACGAAAGCGTAGAGCGGATGCGTAATATCATGACCGTCCTCGGCCTTGCCATTCTTTTCATTGCAGCGCTGAACTACGTGCTGATTTCCATTTCCTCACTTACATACCGTGCCAAAGCGGTAGGCGTGCATAAATGCAACGGGGCGAGCGGTGGCAAGATATTCGGCATGTTCCTTTTGGAAACGGGCATTATCATTGCGGCGGCATTGCTCCTGATGGCTTTGGTGCTGCTGAATTTCCGGGAGTTCTTTGAAGATACCGCTGCGGCGAAACTTTCTTTGCTGCTTGCTCCGGAACGTATCTGGGTTCCGCTGACGGTGGTCGGCATACTGTTTTTGGTGGGCGGAGTATTGCCGGGACGTTTGTTTGCCCGTATTCCCGTATCCCAAGTGTTCCGCCGCTATACCGAAGGGAAGAAAGGCTGGAAGCGTCCGCTGCTTTTCATCCAGTTTGCAGGCGTGGCATTCATTTGCGGACTTATGTGCGTGGTGATGGTGCAGTATCAATATGTGCTGAACAAGGATATGGGGTATAATCCGCAGCGGATGGCGTTTGCCAATGCCTATTGGAACGAGGATAAAGAGAGTGATGCCGCTCTCCGGTTCTTTAAAGGGCTTCCTTATGTAGAGGCGGTGACCAGCGCCAACAATACGCCTGTCAGCGGATATAGCGGCTCTATGATTCGTGACGCATCGGGCAATGTGCTTTTTTCCACACGTGCCTGTTTCTATATGCGGGAGGACTATCCGGCAATGATGGGCATGGCGTTCAAGGCGGGGCGTATGGCACGTACGAAAGATGAGATAATCGTAAATGAAACATTTGTGGACATGATGCATTGGGGAAAGGATGCCGTGGGGCGTACCGTCGATGTAGACAATGCTGCACAGATGAAAGTGGCTGGGGTGCTGAAAGATTTCCAGATAGGGGATTTCACGGAAGCCAAGATGCCTTTTGTCGCCCGCTATAATCAACATTTCACGGGGACGGTACATGTCCGTTTGAAAGAACCTTTTGTACAGAACCTGCGGCAACTGAACAAGGACGCAGCCGATGCCTTTGGCAATCAGACCATCGACTTCGTCAGCTTCCTATATGAAAAGCAGATTACCGACAACAGTGTCCGCGTGTTCCGCAATGCCACACTGATGGCGGCCGTAACGATGTTCTTCGTCATGCTGATGGGGCTGATAGGATATACTGCCGATGAAGTACGCCGTCGCGGCAAGGAGATTGCCATCCGCAAGGTCAACGGTGCGGAAGCATCCTCTATCCTGGAATTGCTTTCCAAAGACGTGCTTGTCGTAGCATTGCCGGCAGTTGTTCTCGGAACTCTTGCATCGTGGTATATCAACGGTATCTGGATGGAGCAGTTTGCCGAGCAGGTTCCTCTCGGTTGGGTTGTATATCTGCTGGTGGTAATCGCCAATCTGGCGGTAATCGTAGGCTGCGTCCTTTGGAAGTCCTGGCGGATAGCCAACGAGAACCCTGTGAACAGTATCAAGAGTGAATAA
- a CDS encoding ABC transporter ATP-binding protein: protein MIKINDISKVFRTSEVETVALNHVNLEVKEGEFVAIMGPSGCGKSTLLNILGLLDNPTEGSYKLLGQEVADLKEKERTRVRKGKLGFVFQSFNLIDELNVYENVELPLTYLGVKAGERKRMVDDILKRMNISHRAKHFPQQLSGGQQQRVAIARAVVTNPKLILADEPTGNLDSKNGAEVMNLLTELNREGTTIVMVTHSRHDASFAHRTVHLFDGSVVASVASNDL from the coding sequence ATGATTAAGATAAACGACATCAGTAAAGTATTCCGTACCTCGGAAGTGGAGACGGTAGCGTTGAACCATGTAAACCTCGAAGTGAAAGAAGGGGAATTTGTAGCCATCATGGGCCCGTCCGGTTGCGGCAAGTCTACCTTATTGAACATACTCGGTCTGCTGGACAATCCTACGGAAGGCAGTTATAAATTGCTCGGGCAGGAAGTGGCGGACCTGAAAGAGAAAGAACGTACCCGCGTGCGCAAAGGCAAGTTAGGATTCGTGTTCCAGAGCTTCAACCTGATAGATGAGCTGAACGTTTACGAAAATGTAGAACTGCCTCTTACCTATTTGGGCGTGAAAGCGGGTGAACGCAAGCGCATGGTAGATGATATCCTGAAACGGATGAACATCAGTCACCGTGCCAAGCACTTTCCGCAACAGCTTTCCGGCGGTCAGCAGCAGCGTGTAGCCATTGCCCGCGCCGTGGTGACGAACCCGAAACTGATTCTTGCCGATGAGCCTACCGGTAATCTGGACTCCAAGAACGGTGCGGAAGTGATGAATCTGCTGACGGAACTGAACCGGGAAGGCACTACCATTGTCATGGTGACGCACTCCCGGCACGATGCCTCGTTTGCACACCGTACGGTACACTTGTTCGACGGCAGTGTGGTGGCGAGCGTAGCCTCGAACGATTTATAA
- a CDS encoding MATE family efflux transporter, with translation MNDPHILGTERIGKLLVQYSIPAIIGMTITSLYNIIDSIFIGHGVGAMGIAGLAITFPLMNLVVAFCTVVSAGGSTISSIRLGQKDTDGATEVLNHTLMLCLVNAFLFGGISFIFLDEILRFFGASNETLPYARNFMQIILLGTPVTYTMIGLNNIMRATGYPKKAMLTSMVTVVCNIILAPIFIFHFDWGIRGAATATVISQFIGMIWVVSHFLQKTSIVRLQPGFWKMKKRIISSIFSIGMSPFLMNVTACVIVIIVNNSLQRYGGDMAIGAYGIMNRLLVLYVMIVLGLTMGMQPIVGYNFGAQKYDRVKATLRLSILTGVCITSTGFIICELFPHAVSAVFTSDGQLIDMASRGVRIGIAMFPLVGAQIVIGNFFQSIGKAKISIFLSLTRQLLYLLPGLIILPRYMGLDGIWTCMPVSDFFAFVTAVIALWIYVKKLKRLSPLQS, from the coding sequence ATGAACGATCCGCATATTTTGGGAACCGAACGAATAGGCAAACTGCTTGTGCAGTATTCCATCCCCGCCATTATCGGTATGACAATTACTTCGTTATATAATATCATCGACAGTATATTCATCGGTCATGGCGTAGGCGCCATGGGTATTGCCGGGCTTGCCATCACCTTTCCGCTGATGAACCTGGTGGTCGCTTTCTGTACGGTAGTCTCGGCAGGCGGCTCCACCATATCATCCATACGCCTGGGGCAGAAAGATACGGACGGAGCCACAGAAGTGCTGAACCACACCCTGATGCTGTGCCTTGTCAACGCATTCCTGTTCGGCGGCATCTCCTTTATCTTCCTGGACGAAATCCTGCGCTTTTTCGGTGCCAGCAACGAAACGCTGCCGTATGCACGGAACTTTATGCAGATAATCCTGTTGGGTACGCCGGTGACATATACAATGATAGGATTGAACAACATCATGCGTGCCACGGGGTATCCCAAGAAAGCGATGCTGACTTCGATGGTTACGGTGGTGTGCAACATTATTCTCGCCCCTATCTTCATCTTCCACTTCGACTGGGGTATCCGCGGCGCAGCAACGGCAACGGTCATTTCGCAATTTATCGGCATGATATGGGTAGTAAGCCACTTCCTGCAAAAGACAAGCATCGTACGCTTGCAACCGGGTTTCTGGAAGATGAAAAAGCGCATTATCAGCAGCATTTTCTCCATAGGGATGTCTCCGTTCCTGATGAATGTAACGGCATGCGTCATCGTCATCATCGTCAACAACAGCCTGCAACGTTACGGCGGCGACATGGCTATCGGCGCTTACGGCATCATGAACCGGCTGCTGGTGCTGTACGTAATGATTGTACTGGGACTGACCATGGGCATGCAGCCTATCGTGGGCTACAACTTCGGAGCACAGAAGTACGACCGCGTAAAGGCTACGCTGCGCCTGAGCATCCTTACGGGCGTGTGCATCACCAGTACGGGCTTTATCATCTGCGAACTGTTTCCGCATGCCGTATCGGCTGTCTTTACCAGTGACGGGCAACTGATTGACATGGCTTCCAGAGGAGTGCGTATCGGCATAGCCATGTTCCCGCTGGTAGGTGCGCAAATCGTTATCGGCAACTTCTTCCAAAGCATCGGCAAGGCGAAAATCAGCATATTCCTGTCCCTTACCCGGCAGTTGTTGTACCTGCTGCCGGGACTGATTATCCTGCCCCGCTACATGGGGCTGGACGGTATCTGGACGTGTATGCCCGTATCGGACTTCTTTGCATTCGTTACGGCGGTCATTGCCTTGTGGATATATGTAAAGAAACTGAAGAGGTTGTCTCCTCTCCAGTCTTAA
- a CDS encoding HAD family hydrolase, producing MDTTKTTAVLFDFDGVVMDTETQYSVFWHKAGVNYLGMDDLESRIKGQTMTYIYDTFFAGKTKEQQEITAALNAFERDMAYDYIPGVLDFIADLRRNHVKMAVVTSSNDRKMAAVYRARPEVRTMFDRILTAEMFSRSKPAPDCFLLGMEVFGTTPGTTYVFEDSFNGLKAGMASEATVIGLATTNSREAIAPLCHCVLDDFTGFTYDKMLQVHK from the coding sequence ATGGATACAACAAAAACAACGGCCGTCCTGTTCGATTTCGACGGAGTGGTAATGGATACCGAAACGCAGTATTCCGTCTTTTGGCATAAAGCGGGGGTGAACTATCTGGGCATGGACGATTTGGAGAGCCGCATAAAGGGGCAGACCATGACCTACATCTACGACACTTTCTTTGCCGGAAAGACAAAGGAACAGCAGGAAATCACCGCCGCCCTCAACGCTTTTGAGCGGGACATGGCGTATGATTACATCCCCGGTGTGCTCGATTTCATTGCCGACCTGCGCCGTAACCACGTGAAAATGGCGGTTGTCACCAGTTCCAACGACCGGAAAATGGCTGCCGTCTACCGTGCCCGCCCCGAGGTAAGGACTATGTTCGACCGGATTCTTACCGCAGAGATGTTTTCCCGTTCAAAGCCGGCTCCCGACTGCTTCCTGCTCGGTATGGAAGTATTCGGCACGACTCCCGGCACCACCTATGTATTCGAGGACTCCTTTAACGGACTGAAAGCGGGTATGGCATCCGAAGCCACCGTGATAGGACTGGCAACGACCAACTCCCGTGAGGCTATAGCTCCGTTATGTCATTGTGTATTGGATGATTTTACGGGATTCACTTACGATAAAATGCTTCAAGTGCACAAGTAA
- the panB gene encoding 3-methyl-2-oxobutanoate hydroxymethyltransferase, protein MAGYISDDTRKVTTHRLVEMKQRGEKISMLTSYDYTMAQIVDGAGMDVILVGDSASNVMAGNVTTLPITLDQMIYHAKSVVRGVKRAMVVVDMPFGSYQGNEMEGLASAIRIMKESHADALKLEGGEEIIGTVKRILSAGIPIMGHLGLMPQSINKYGTYTVRAKDDAEAEKLVRDAHLLEEAGCFALVLEKIPAALAERVAGELTIPVIGIGAGSGVDGQVLVVQDMLGMNNGFRPRFLRRYADLHTVMTDAISHYISDVKNLDFPNEKEQY, encoded by the coding sequence ATGGCTGGATATATTTCAGACGACACTCGTAAAGTAACTACGCATCGCCTTGTTGAGATGAAACAGAGAGGCGAAAAAATATCGATGCTGACCTCGTACGACTATACCATGGCGCAGATTGTCGACGGCGCAGGTATGGACGTCATCCTGGTGGGCGACTCCGCTTCCAACGTAATGGCGGGCAACGTGACTACACTGCCCATAACCCTCGACCAGATGATTTATCATGCCAAGTCCGTCGTGCGCGGCGTAAAGCGCGCAATGGTAGTGGTGGATATGCCTTTCGGTTCTTATCAGGGAAACGAAATGGAAGGTCTTGCATCTGCCATCCGAATCATGAAGGAGAGCCATGCCGATGCCCTGAAGCTGGAAGGCGGGGAAGAAATCATCGGTACGGTAAAACGCATTCTCAGTGCCGGTATTCCTATTATGGGACACCTCGGACTGATGCCTCAGTCCATCAATAAGTACGGAACATACACGGTACGCGCCAAGGACGATGCCGAAGCGGAGAAGCTGGTACGCGACGCCCACCTGCTGGAAGAAGCCGGATGCTTTGCCCTTGTACTGGAGAAGATTCCCGCTGCGTTGGCAGAGCGTGTGGCAGGCGAGCTGACTATTCCCGTCATCGGCATCGGCGCCGGTAGCGGCGTGGACGGCCAGGTGCTGGTAGTACAGGATATGCTGGGCATGAACAACGGTTTCCGCCCCCGTTTCCTGCGCCGTTATGCCGACCTGCATACTGTAATGACCGATGCTATCAGCCATTACATTTCCGATGTGAAGAACTTAGACTTCCCGAATGAGAAAGAACAGTACTGA
- a CDS encoding MFS transporter — protein MRKNSTDRLMTLNFWRMCTANLLLFASVYMLFPVLSFVMPEQLGMSVSRTGDMFLAFIAAMFAAGPFHAYLCDEYKRKNVLLSSAFVMLAAMAGYAFADSYLKLMLLASVQGVCFGLATTAGITVAIDITTSTRRSAGNLVYAWSARLGMLAGACAGFLLYDLYGFRTVVYAAVAVGVLGMYFASRVYVAFRAPIGMRLCSLDRFLLPRAWVPALNMLLIAFVPGVLLPLLYIGDYIAFLALAALTFLTLPFTRMFVKLSHHCQRGTGNTTCHLVMETGLLAGLATACRLADAFLLYHAAGVAAILALFFFVLLTYPYYKRKRVR, from the coding sequence ATGAGAAAGAACAGTACTGACAGGCTTATGACGCTGAACTTCTGGCGGATGTGCACAGCTAATCTGCTACTGTTCGCATCCGTCTACATGCTTTTTCCCGTACTTTCGTTCGTAATGCCGGAGCAGTTGGGAATGTCCGTTTCCCGGACAGGCGACATGTTTCTGGCATTCATTGCGGCGATGTTTGCGGCAGGCCCGTTTCATGCCTATCTGTGCGATGAGTATAAGCGGAAGAACGTATTGCTTTCCTCTGCTTTCGTCATGCTGGCTGCAATGGCGGGGTATGCCTTTGCCGACAGCTATCTCAAGCTGATGCTGCTTGCTTCGGTACAGGGCGTATGTTTCGGACTGGCAACGACGGCGGGCATTACGGTGGCTATCGACATTACCACATCTACAAGGCGCAGTGCCGGCAATCTGGTCTATGCGTGGTCTGCCCGGCTGGGTATGCTGGCAGGGGCGTGCGCAGGCTTCCTGCTGTACGACCTTTACGGTTTCCGCACGGTTGTTTATGCAGCCGTTGCCGTGGGAGTTCTCGGCATGTATTTCGCATCGAGGGTATATGTGGCTTTCCGTGCGCCTATCGGGATGAGGCTGTGCAGCCTGGACCGCTTCCTGCTGCCGCGTGCATGGGTTCCTGCGCTGAATATGCTGCTGATAGCTTTCGTGCCGGGCGTATTACTGCCACTGCTCTATATAGGCGACTACATTGCATTCCTGGCATTGGCGGCGTTGACGTTTCTGACGCTGCCGTTTACAAGGATGTTCGTAAAGCTATCTCATCACTGCCAGCGGGGAACGGGCAACACGACTTGCCACCTGGTTATGGAAACCGGACTTCTGGCGGGTCTGGCAACGGCTTGCCGCCTGGCAGATGCGTTCCTGCTTTACCACGCCGCCGGTGTAGCCGCCATACTTGCCTTGTTCTTCTTCGTCCTGCTGACGTATCCCTACTATAAAAGGAAAAGGGTAAGATAA
- a CDS encoding diacylglycerol kinase family protein — protein sequence MRYDFKKQLRSFGYAWQGIRSCAGKEQNLSFHLIAMAAVTLAGFVLGITRTEWTVVILCFGVVIAAELFNTAIERLVDLVSPERHPVAGQVKDIAAGAVLVCAVAAAIIGLIIFIPYL from the coding sequence ATGCGATACGATTTCAAAAAACAGCTCCGCAGTTTCGGTTATGCCTGGCAGGGCATCCGGAGCTGCGCAGGCAAGGAGCAGAACCTGAGTTTTCATCTGATTGCCATGGCGGCAGTAACCCTTGCGGGATTTGTTTTAGGCATTACACGCACGGAATGGACGGTCGTTATCCTCTGTTTCGGTGTGGTGATTGCCGCCGAGCTGTTCAACACCGCTATCGAAAGGCTGGTGGACCTGGTATCTCCCGAACGGCACCCCGTTGCGGGGCAGGTAAAAGACATTGCCGCCGGAGCAGTGCTGGTGTGCGCTGTTGCGGCGGCAATTATAGGATTGATAATCTTTATACCGTATCTTTAA